A stretch of the Halomonas sp. CH40 genome encodes the following:
- a CDS encoding YebC/PmpR family DNA-binding transcriptional regulator → MGRAFQNRKESMAKTADAKTKVYSKYGREIYVCAKAGGTDPQANLSLRGLIERAKKDQVPSHVIDKALDKASGAGGEDFSPARYEGFGPGNVMVIVECLTDNPNRTFGDVRGCFTKTKSKIGTPGSVSHMFDHCAIFTFAGEDEEAVLETLMEADVDVTDIEQEDGKITVYAPHTDYAKAKQALLDTFGEIDFEMDEIQFLPQTTTPVEGDDVAMFEKMLDMLNDLDDVQNVYHSGEFQSN, encoded by the coding sequence ATGGGTAGGGCGTTTCAGAACCGTAAAGAATCCATGGCCAAGACGGCCGATGCGAAAACCAAGGTTTACAGCAAATACGGGCGCGAAATTTACGTCTGCGCTAAGGCGGGCGGCACCGACCCACAGGCTAACCTGAGCCTGCGCGGCCTGATCGAGCGCGCCAAGAAGGATCAGGTGCCTTCCCATGTGATTGATAAAGCCCTTGATAAGGCCAGCGGCGCCGGCGGTGAAGACTTTTCACCCGCCCGCTATGAAGGCTTCGGGCCGGGCAATGTCATGGTGATTGTGGAGTGCCTGACCGATAACCCCAACCGTACCTTCGGGGATGTGCGCGGCTGCTTCACCAAGACCAAGAGCAAGATTGGCACCCCCGGCAGCGTCAGCCATATGTTTGATCACTGCGCCATTTTCACCTTTGCCGGTGAAGACGAAGAGGCGGTGCTGGAAACCCTGATGGAAGCCGATGTGGATGTTACCGACATCGAGCAAGAAGACGGAAAGATTACCGTCTACGCGCCGCATACGGATTACGCCAAGGCCAAGCAGGCGCTGTTGGATACCTTCGGTGAAATCGATTTCGAGATGGATGAAATCCAGTTCCTACCGCAAACCACTACCCCGGTGGAAGGCGATGACGTGGCCATGTTTGAGAAGATGCTCGATATGCTCAACGATCTGGATGATGTCCAGAACGTTTATCACAGCGGCGAGTTTCAGAGTAATTAA
- a CDS encoding ABC transporter ATP-binding protein: MLKRLMTAAFDYFESRVNPYPDDEVTTPPQGLFAFIWHFTRPVWPLLLIMSVLTALVSAAEVVFFSTMGKLVDWLGEVERADFWAANGGWLVGTGVAVLIGLPLLVLGQALITHQSIFGNYPMIGRWLSHRHMLGQSLAFYQDEFAGRVSQKVMQTALAIRETVTKVMDLMVYAIVYFTGAVYLLAQADLWLVLPLGLWLVGYLAIMRYFIPRLRDISMAQADARAQMTGRVVDSYSNIQTIKLFADTQRELGYAKDAMQGFMDTVHRQMRLVTLLSVVMTLLNTLLLVGMAAMVITTWYFEVISLGVLAIAIALVMRVRFMSDWILWEVAGLFENIGTVQDGMNTIAQEPTVKEAPNAQALKVPQGRIIFDSLRFEYAQAKGETKNVFDGFSLSIAPGEKIGLIGRSGAGKSTLANLLLRFYDLQGGRILIDGQNIAEVTQESLRHQIGMVTQDTSLLHRSLRDNIRYGSPQATDEDIWQAVRRAHADSFINELVDPKGRRGLDAHVGERGVKLSGGQRQRIAIARVLLKNAPILVLDEATSALDSEVEAAIQEQLETLMEGKTVIAIAHRLSTIAMLDRLIVVDEGRMVESGTHQELLARNGIYARLWQRQSGGFIGLDVSDDSPHVSQTDA, translated from the coding sequence ATGCTCAAACGCCTGATGACCGCCGCCTTCGATTACTTCGAATCGCGGGTCAACCCCTACCCGGATGATGAAGTGACAACCCCGCCCCAGGGGTTGTTTGCATTTATCTGGCACTTTACCCGCCCAGTCTGGCCGCTTCTGCTGATCATGTCCGTGTTGACGGCGCTGGTGTCGGCCGCCGAGGTGGTGTTCTTCAGCACCATGGGCAAGCTGGTGGACTGGCTGGGCGAGGTGGAGCGCGCGGATTTTTGGGCCGCCAACGGTGGCTGGCTGGTGGGCACCGGGGTTGCCGTGCTGATTGGCCTGCCGCTGCTGGTGCTCGGGCAGGCACTGATTACCCACCAGAGCATTTTCGGCAACTACCCGATGATTGGCCGCTGGCTTTCCCACCGCCATATGCTTGGCCAGAGCCTGGCTTTCTATCAGGATGAATTTGCCGGGCGCGTCTCGCAAAAGGTCATGCAGACAGCCCTGGCGATCCGCGAAACCGTCACCAAGGTGATGGATCTGATGGTCTACGCCATCGTCTATTTTACTGGCGCGGTCTACCTGCTGGCCCAGGCAGACCTGTGGCTGGTGCTGCCCCTGGGTCTGTGGCTGGTGGGCTATCTGGCCATCATGCGCTATTTCATCCCCCGCCTGCGCGATATCTCCATGGCCCAGGCGGATGCCCGCGCCCAGATGACCGGCCGGGTGGTGGATAGCTACAGCAATATCCAGACCATCAAGCTGTTTGCCGATACCCAGCGTGAACTCGGCTACGCCAAGGACGCCATGCAGGGCTTTATGGACACGGTGCATCGCCAGATGCGTCTGGTCACCCTGCTGAGTGTGGTGATGACGCTGCTCAATACGCTGCTGCTGGTGGGTATGGCGGCCATGGTGATCACCACCTGGTATTTTGAGGTGATTTCGCTGGGCGTGCTGGCCATCGCCATTGCCCTGGTGATGCGGGTGCGCTTTATGTCCGACTGGATCCTGTGGGAAGTGGCGGGCCTGTTTGAAAACATCGGTACCGTGCAGGATGGCATGAATACCATCGCCCAGGAGCCGACGGTCAAGGAAGCGCCCAATGCCCAGGCGTTAAAGGTGCCCCAGGGCAGGATCATCTTTGACAGCCTGCGCTTTGAGTACGCCCAGGCCAAGGGCGAGACCAAGAACGTCTTTGATGGCTTCAGCCTGAGCATCGCACCCGGTGAGAAAATCGGTCTGATTGGCCGCTCAGGTGCGGGTAAATCGACCCTGGCCAATCTGCTGCTGCGTTTTTACGACCTGCAGGGCGGGCGCATCCTGATTGATGGCCAGAATATTGCCGAAGTCACTCAGGAGTCATTGCGCCACCAGATCGGCATGGTCACTCAGGATACCTCGCTGCTGCACCGTTCGCTGCGCGACAACATCCGCTATGGCAGCCCGCAAGCCACGGATGAGGATATCTGGCAGGCGGTGCGCCGCGCCCACGCTGACAGCTTTATCAATGAGCTGGTTGACCCCAAGGGGCGGCGCGGCCTGGATGCCCACGTGGGCGAGCGGGGCGTCAAGCTCTCTGGCGGCCAGCGCCAGCGGATTGCCATTGCCCGAGTGCTGCTCAAGAACGCGCCGATTCTGGTGCTGGATGAAGCGACCTCCGCGCTGGATTCCGAAGTCGAAGCCGCTATTCAAGAGCAGCTCGAAACCCTGATGGAAGGTAAGACCGTTATCGCCATTGCTCACCGCCTATCGACCATTGCCATGCTCGACCGTTTGATTGTCGTAGATGAAGGGCGCATGGTTGAAAGCGGCACCCATCAGGAGCTGCTGGCCAGAAACGGTATCTATGCGCGCCTATGGCAGCGCCAGTCCGGTGGCTTTATCGGCCTTGATGTGAGCGACGATAGTCCCCATGTAAGTCAGACAGATGCATAA
- a CDS encoding LysE family translocator: MPFTLWMSLAAICAMGAMSPGPSLALVLRHTLGGGRLPGVTAGIFHAFGVGFYALLTVLGLGALMARFPLAFQLVTWGGAAYLAWLGIKALQAGRSGGIQAGAALTTTAQAAREGVLVALGNPKLILFFVALLSQFVSPEMSVTAKAIIVLTAMIIDGGWYVLVALVLSHSRVLPWLQQRAHWINRITGVMLIALALRVVTGPLW; encoded by the coding sequence ATGCCATTTACCCTATGGATGTCGCTGGCCGCTATCTGTGCCATGGGGGCTATGTCACCCGGGCCAAGCCTGGCCCTGGTGCTACGCCACACCCTGGGTGGCGGGCGTTTGCCGGGCGTCACCGCCGGTATCTTCCATGCCTTCGGCGTGGGCTTCTATGCGCTTTTGACCGTATTAGGGCTGGGCGCCCTGATGGCGCGCTTTCCGCTGGCATTCCAGCTGGTGACCTGGGGTGGGGCGGCCTACCTGGCCTGGCTGGGCATCAAGGCCCTTCAGGCAGGGCGTTCGGGGGGCATTCAGGCCGGAGCTGCCCTCACTACTACGGCTCAGGCCGCCCGTGAAGGCGTGCTGGTGGCATTGGGCAACCCCAAACTGATCCTGTTTTTTGTGGCGCTTTTGAGCCAATTTGTATCGCCGGAGATGAGCGTCACTGCAAAAGCAATTATCGTACTGACGGCAATGATCATTGATGGCGGCTGGTATGTGCTGGTGGCGCTGGTGCTTTCGCATTCACGAGTGCTGCCCTGGCTGCAGCAGCGCGCCCACTGGATCAACCGGATCACCGGCGTCATGCTGATAGCGTTGGCGCTGCGTGTAGTCACTGGCCCGCTTTGGTAA
- a CDS encoding DUF1289 domain-containing protein, with amino-acid sequence MNLLLMADNMAIDTVQMVNPERTRPLSPCVQICRIDSASQRCEGCGRTLDEIACWSRMSEADKAPVWERLEAEGFANKRGSDPN; translated from the coding sequence ATGAACCTATTACTGATGGCTGATAATATGGCGATTGACACTGTTCAAATGGTCAACCCTGAGCGGACTCGCCCGCTTTCCCCCTGCGTACAGATTTGCCGTATTGATTCGGCCAGCCAACGCTGCGAAGGCTGCGGTAGAACCCTGGATGAAATTGCCTGCTGGAGCCGGATGAGCGAAGCGGACAAAGCCCCTGTATGGGAGCGATTGGAGGCCGAGGGGTTTGCGAATAAAAGGGGGTCAGATCCAAATTAA
- a CDS encoding serine protein kinase RIO, whose protein sequence is MKTPKRLQPLLDDGLIDEVLTQLMSGKEAQVYVVRCGNEVRCAKVFKEAKQRSFKQAVQYQEGRKERNSRRARAMAKKTRYGQKEQEQAWLSAEVDALYRLAAADVRVPKPYGFVDGVLLMEMITEADGHVAPRLDDVILTHEQALAYHAKVIEDVVKMLCAGLIHGDLSEFNVLVDADGPVIIDLPQAVDAAGNNSAEAMLERDVNNMRAYFGRFAPELLDTHYAKEMWALYESGELHPDRQLTGYFELDSHIADVDELMEVIDDAKEEEAERQARIRGGDDDPDAPSY, encoded by the coding sequence ATGAAAACCCCGAAACGATTACAACCACTCTTGGATGATGGCCTCATTGATGAAGTGTTGACCCAGCTGATGAGCGGCAAGGAAGCCCAGGTCTACGTAGTACGCTGTGGCAATGAAGTGCGCTGTGCCAAGGTGTTCAAAGAGGCCAAGCAGCGCAGCTTCAAGCAGGCGGTGCAGTACCAGGAAGGGCGCAAGGAGCGCAACAGCCGCCGGGCGCGGGCGATGGCCAAGAAAACCCGTTACGGCCAGAAAGAGCAGGAACAGGCCTGGCTCAGCGCCGAAGTGGACGCCCTTTATCGGCTGGCCGCTGCGGATGTGCGAGTGCCCAAGCCCTATGGGTTTGTGGATGGTGTGCTGCTGATGGAAATGATCACCGAGGCCGATGGCCATGTGGCCCCGCGTCTGGATGATGTCATCCTGACCCATGAACAGGCCCTGGCCTACCACGCCAAGGTGATTGAGGATGTGGTCAAGATGCTCTGCGCCGGGCTGATCCATGGCGACCTGTCCGAGTTCAATGTGCTGGTGGATGCCGATGGCCCGGTGATTATCGACTTACCCCAGGCCGTGGATGCCGCCGGCAATAACAGCGCCGAAGCCATGCTGGAGCGCGACGTCAACAATATGCGCGCCTATTTTGGCCGCTTCGCGCCGGAGCTGCTCGACACCCACTACGCCAAGGAAATGTGGGCCCTGTACGAATCCGGTGAGCTGCACCCCGATCGCCAGCTGACCGGGTATTTCGAGCTGGATAGCCATATCGCCGACGTTGACGAACTGATGGAAGTGATTGACGACGCCAAGGAAGAAGAAGCCGAACGCCAGGCGCGCATACGCGGCGGCGACGATGACCCGGATGCCCCCAGCTATTGA
- a CDS encoding DUF429 domain-containing protein — translation MPAQILYLGWDVGGWNCDKNPASRDALVIVDQSLALVGQPWRGNLRETLNAATTPRELINRLLAFCQQPARGDEQLVMAIDTPLAFPQALLALCQGKPVAELGSSQDNPYLYRETERWLFARGVTPLSPIKDMIGSQATKGMHLLARFAPQIITCGQWQSHCGAITAVEGYPSPAKRSRHFKALRERCQLGDWEEALHSPKPRQQDLQDAWLCALVAWSLNHAPDNLAWPPTNMPNAEGWIFVPEDALL, via the coding sequence ATGCCCGCGCAGATACTCTACCTGGGCTGGGATGTGGGCGGCTGGAACTGCGACAAAAACCCGGCCAGCCGGGATGCGCTGGTGATTGTCGATCAATCGCTAGCACTGGTCGGCCAGCCCTGGCGAGGCAACCTGCGCGAAACTTTGAACGCCGCCACCACGCCGCGGGAGCTGATTAACCGGCTGCTGGCATTCTGCCAGCAGCCAGCCCGTGGCGACGAACAGCTAGTGATGGCGATTGATACGCCCCTGGCGTTTCCTCAAGCCCTGCTGGCGCTGTGCCAAGGCAAGCCGGTGGCGGAACTGGGCAGCTCACAGGATAACCCCTACCTATACCGCGAAACGGAACGTTGGCTGTTTGCCCGTGGCGTGACGCCGCTATCACCGATCAAGGACATGATTGGCAGCCAGGCCACCAAGGGAATGCATCTGCTGGCGCGTTTTGCACCGCAAATCATTACCTGCGGCCAGTGGCAGAGCCACTGCGGGGCCATCACGGCGGTGGAAGGCTATCCCTCGCCAGCCAAGCGTTCCCGGCACTTCAAGGCGCTGCGAGAACGCTGCCAATTGGGCGACTGGGAAGAAGCGTTGCACTCACCCAAACCCCGCCAGCAGGACCTCCAGGACGCCTGGTTATGCGCCCTGGTCGCCTGGAGCCTCAACCACGCCCCCGACAACCTGGCCTGGCCACCCACTAACATGCCCAACGCAGAAGGCTGGATCTTTGTGCCCGAGGATGCGTTGCTTTAA
- a CDS encoding glutathione peroxidase, with the protein MSLYDQDCYTHLGEPFNLRVLRGQVLLIVNVASKCGFTPQLKELEALYQRYRDHGFTVLGFPCNQFGRQSPESAKDFCAFGEENYGVTFPLMEKVDVNGRHTHPLFEHLKKEAPGVMGTRSIKWNFTKFLVSRDGRVIARFGPKDHGPALRQALEQALDEPF; encoded by the coding sequence ATGTCGCTATACGATCAGGATTGTTATACCCATCTCGGCGAGCCTTTCAACCTGCGCGTGCTGCGCGGACAGGTCTTGCTGATCGTTAATGTAGCAAGCAAGTGCGGCTTTACCCCGCAGCTTAAGGAGTTGGAAGCCCTTTACCAGCGCTATCGTGATCACGGGTTCACCGTGCTGGGTTTTCCGTGTAATCAGTTTGGCCGCCAGTCACCGGAAAGTGCCAAGGACTTCTGCGCTTTTGGGGAGGAAAACTACGGGGTGACGTTTCCACTAATGGAAAAAGTCGACGTTAACGGTCGCCACACCCATCCATTGTTTGAACACCTCAAGAAAGAAGCGCCAGGCGTGATGGGCACCCGCAGCATCAAATGGAATTTCACCAAGTTCCTGGTCAGCCGCGATGGCCGGGTGATTGCCCGCTTCGGCCCCAAGGATCACGGCCCAGCTCTACGCCAAGCCCTTGAACAGGCACTGGATGAGCCGTTTTGA
- a CDS encoding glycerophosphodiester phosphodiesterase family protein, which translates to MPNLLRYLPWLLLLPASVNADTEALEQQHADLERFQMIAHRGASGHAPESTLPALELAHRSGADYLELDIQLSADGHLVAFHDRELQRTSDGQERINDYALEALQQLDTGSWFNAAYPDKADEGFVGLTMLTLEEVFERFGHDARYYLETKAPDQNPGLEAALVDMLERFEMIAKGRVIVQSFSQESLLAMRDLHADLPLVQLLWLPADDAPLNLEALGDITDYALGVGVNFRADEETVLTENFIETAQAHGLKVHVYTVNEQEDMQQLIDWGADGLFTDYPGRLLELTE; encoded by the coding sequence ATGCCAAATCTTTTGCGTTATCTGCCATGGCTGTTGCTACTTCCCGCAAGCGTCAATGCGGACACAGAGGCACTGGAACAGCAGCATGCCGACCTTGAACGCTTTCAGATGATTGCTCATCGAGGTGCCAGCGGCCATGCTCCGGAAAGCACACTGCCCGCTCTGGAGCTTGCCCACCGCTCTGGCGCGGATTACCTGGAGCTGGATATACAGCTCAGCGCAGATGGGCACCTGGTGGCGTTTCATGATCGCGAGTTGCAACGCACTAGTGATGGCCAAGAGCGTATCAATGATTACGCCCTTGAAGCGCTCCAACAGCTCGATACCGGCAGCTGGTTCAATGCGGCCTACCCTGACAAGGCCGATGAAGGTTTTGTAGGGCTTACCATGCTGACTCTTGAAGAGGTATTCGAGCGCTTTGGGCATGATGCCCGCTACTATCTGGAAACCAAGGCGCCTGACCAGAACCCTGGACTGGAAGCGGCCCTGGTAGATATGCTGGAACGTTTTGAGATGATCGCCAAGGGCCGGGTAATCGTACAATCCTTCAGCCAGGAAAGCCTTTTGGCCATGCGTGATCTGCACGCTGATTTACCCCTGGTGCAATTGCTCTGGCTACCCGCTGACGATGCCCCGCTTAACCTTGAGGCATTGGGTGATATCACCGACTATGCCCTGGGTGTTGGGGTTAATTTTCGCGCCGATGAAGAGACAGTCTTGACGGAAAACTTTATCGAGACTGCCCAGGCCCACGGCTTGAAAGTGCATGTGTACACCGTGAACGAGCAGGAAGATATGCAGCAGTTGATTGATTGGGGTGCAGACGGGCTATTTACCGATTACCCTGGGCGCCTGCTGGAACTCACAGAATGA
- a CDS encoding NAD(P)-dependent alcohol dehydrogenase encodes MQAIHLKQPGGLDNLTLADIAAPGEPGPGEIRVRLHASSLNFHDYAVAAGMIPTEENRIPMSDGAGIVDAVGEGVSEFAVGDAVVSTFFPGWLEGPARVADFRTTPGDGVEGYAREQVVAPVTSFTHQPEGYSHAESATLTTAGLTAWRALVVDGGIKAGDTVLVLGTGGVSIFALQFAQMMGARVIATSSSDEKLERLKELGAEHVINYKTTPEWGKAVLELTNGEGVDHIVEVGGPGTLPQSIDAVKIGGHIALIGILTGRQGDVPTIKLMAKQATLKGLIVGSRRDQIEMIRAINANGLKPIIDREFPLAEIADAFRHQESGKHFGKICLTF; translated from the coding sequence ATGCAAGCGATTCATCTCAAGCAGCCCGGCGGGCTGGACAACCTGACCCTTGCCGATATCGCCGCCCCCGGTGAGCCAGGCCCAGGGGAAATCCGCGTTCGTCTGCATGCCAGTTCGCTCAACTTTCATGACTACGCTGTCGCCGCGGGCATGATTCCCACCGAGGAAAACCGCATTCCCATGTCGGATGGTGCGGGTATCGTCGACGCTGTGGGCGAGGGCGTCAGTGAATTTGCCGTCGGCGATGCGGTGGTTTCGACGTTTTTCCCCGGCTGGCTGGAAGGCCCGGCTCGGGTGGCGGATTTTCGCACCACGCCGGGGGATGGCGTTGAAGGCTATGCCCGCGAGCAGGTGGTGGCACCGGTCACTTCCTTTACCCATCAGCCCGAAGGCTATAGTCACGCCGAATCCGCGACCCTGACCACCGCAGGACTGACTGCCTGGCGCGCCCTGGTGGTGGATGGCGGTATCAAGGCCGGTGACACCGTGCTGGTGCTGGGCACCGGCGGCGTCTCGATCTTTGCCCTGCAGTTTGCCCAGATGATGGGCGCCCGGGTGATTGCCACCTCGTCCTCCGATGAAAAGCTTGAACGCCTGAAAGAACTGGGTGCCGAGCACGTCATCAACTACAAGACTACGCCTGAATGGGGCAAGGCGGTGCTTGAGCTGACCAACGGCGAAGGCGTGGATCACATCGTTGAAGTGGGCGGCCCTGGCACACTGCCGCAATCCATTGATGCGGTGAAAATTGGTGGGCACATCGCCCTGATCGGCATTCTCACCGGCCGCCAGGGGGATGTGCCGACCATCAAGCTGATGGCCAAGCAGGCCACTCTGAAAGGCCTGATTGTCGGTAGCCGTCGCGACCAGATAGAGATGATTCGTGCGATTAACGCCAACGGCCTGAAACCGATCATCGACCGTGAGTTCCCCCTGGCTGAAATCGCCGATGCCTTCCGCCATCAGGAATCCGGCAAGCACTTCGGCAAGATCTGCCTGACGTTCTGA
- a CDS encoding DUF2442 domain-containing protein: MYWDVIDVRPMDNYRIYVELKDGRCGYFDVSPYLEHGVFKELKNTAYFAQVGIVFGAVTWPNEQDIAPETLISGLQPIDGECHSAFA, encoded by the coding sequence ATGTATTGGGATGTAATAGATGTCCGTCCAATGGATAATTATCGAATTTATGTTGAGCTGAAAGATGGCCGATGCGGCTATTTTGACGTGTCGCCTTATCTTGAACATGGCGTTTTCAAAGAACTTAAAAATACCGCCTACTTTGCTCAGGTAGGCATCGTTTTTGGTGCGGTCACCTGGCCTAATGAACAAGACATAGCACCAGAGACATTGATTTCAGGGTTACAGCCTATTGATGGCGAATGCCATTCAGCCTTCGCATAA
- a CDS encoding polysaccharide export protein — translation MPNIKEHTSLLRTRLVRLTLTASVSCMAILSSPAWSQSISLPDNILPEDSGESSQQVQDTPRADWRSGTYGPVPEGEREAMIDGLPPFGANLFTGGFRGAMGEGLNPAYQVKPGDQVTVRAWGAIELDRALPVDAQGNIFLPGIGPINIEGQNSQQVDNAVRRAITGVYSDSVEVYTNLQGVQPVAVFVTGNVENPGRYAGTPNDSLLYFLDQAGGIDQDLGSYRQILIKRNEQTIATVDLYDFLLSGSIPRPQFRDGDTIVVEERGPAIAVTGDVHREHRYELVGNQLSGAEILNLARTQSGVSHVLLRGDRESGPIANYFPINLFAGQTVRSGDEVMFSADKRNETIVVEVEGSYYGPSRYALPRDARLNELLDAIAVPESMTAVQSISLQRESVRKQQEQSLEDSLRRLETTYLSAPSSTNEEAQVRAQEAELIQDFVNRARELEPSGRLVVASKNGIADIRLQDGDVITIPEISDSVLISGEVVVPQAAVFQPGMNVMDYIMSAGGFTNRADDDQILLVRQNGAVINASASALRPGDEILVMPAAPTHNLQLASTLTQILFQIAVATRVAVDL, via the coding sequence ATGCCGAATATAAAGGAACATACAAGCCTGCTTCGCACCCGGCTTGTCAGGTTGACGCTTACCGCCTCAGTCAGCTGCATGGCCATTCTCAGCTCACCCGCCTGGTCGCAATCCATCAGCCTGCCGGATAATATTCTGCCCGAAGACAGCGGCGAGTCTTCACAGCAGGTGCAAGATACACCCCGCGCCGACTGGCGCAGCGGCACCTACGGGCCAGTGCCCGAGGGCGAGCGTGAAGCCATGATCGACGGCCTGCCGCCTTTCGGTGCCAACCTGTTTACCGGTGGTTTTCGTGGCGCCATGGGTGAGGGGTTGAACCCGGCCTATCAGGTCAAGCCGGGTGATCAGGTCACCGTACGCGCCTGGGGCGCCATCGAGCTTGACCGCGCCTTGCCGGTGGATGCGCAGGGCAATATCTTCCTGCCCGGCATAGGCCCGATCAATATTGAAGGCCAGAACAGCCAGCAGGTAGATAACGCCGTGCGCAGGGCTATCACAGGAGTCTATTCGGATAGCGTCGAGGTTTACACCAACCTTCAGGGCGTTCAGCCTGTCGCGGTATTTGTCACCGGCAATGTGGAGAATCCAGGCCGCTACGCCGGTACGCCGAACGATTCCCTGCTTTACTTCCTCGACCAGGCCGGCGGCATTGACCAGGATCTGGGCAGCTACCGCCAGATTCTGATCAAGCGCAATGAGCAGACCATCGCCACTGTCGATCTCTACGATTTCCTGCTGTCCGGAAGTATTCCACGCCCGCAGTTCCGCGATGGCGATACCATCGTGGTGGAAGAGCGTGGCCCGGCCATCGCCGTGACGGGTGATGTACACCGTGAACATCGCTACGAGTTGGTGGGCAATCAGCTCAGCGGCGCTGAGATACTTAACCTGGCACGTACCCAGAGCGGCGTTTCCCATGTGTTGCTGCGCGGTGATCGTGAGAGCGGCCCAATTGCTAACTATTTCCCGATAAACCTGTTTGCCGGGCAGACGGTACGTAGCGGCGACGAAGTCATGTTCAGTGCCGATAAGCGCAATGAAACCATCGTCGTTGAGGTGGAAGGCAGCTACTACGGACCTTCCCGCTACGCCTTGCCCCGCGATGCGCGCCTGAACGAGTTGCTCGATGCCATCGCCGTGCCAGAAAGCATGACCGCCGTGCAGAGCATCTCATTGCAGCGCGAAAGCGTGCGCAAGCAGCAGGAGCAGTCGCTGGAAGACAGCCTGCGCCGGTTGGAAACCACCTATCTCAGTGCGCCTTCCAGTACCAACGAAGAAGCCCAGGTGCGCGCTCAGGAAGCGGAGCTGATTCAGGATTTCGTCAACCGCGCCCGTGAGCTGGAACCCAGCGGCCGTCTGGTCGTTGCCAGTAAAAACGGTATTGCTGATATCCGCCTGCAGGATGGCGATGTGATTACCATCCCGGAAATCAGCGATTCCGTACTGATCAGCGGTGAAGTCGTGGTGCCTCAAGCCGCCGTCTTCCAGCCAGGCATGAACGTGATGGACTACATCATGAGTGCTGGTGGATTTACCAACCGGGCAGATGATGACCAGATCCTGCTAGTACGCCAGAACGGTGCCGTCATCAACGCCAGCGCGTCTGCGCTGCGCCCAGGGGATGAAATCCTGGTGATGCCCGCCGCCCCGACCCACAACCTGCAGTTGGCCTCAACGCTCACGCAGATACTTTTCCAGATCGCCGTCGCCACTCGCGTCGCGGTTGATCTGTAA